The proteins below are encoded in one region of Sphingobacterium sp. R2:
- a CDS encoding organic hydroperoxide resistance protein: MKTLYNIGATAKGGRNGQVKSENGVLDLAVRMPKGLGGANDDYANPEMLFAAGYAACFDSALNLVIRSEKVKTGETSVTAHVSIGQLENGGFGLAAQLHANIPGVSVEVAQELIEKAHQVCPYSNATRGNIEVKLTVSTNE; this comes from the coding sequence ATGAAAACGTTATATAACATCGGTGCGACAGCAAAAGGCGGACGAAACGGTCAGGTAAAAAGTGAAAATGGTGTATTGGACTTAGCTGTTCGTATGCCTAAAGGTCTTGGCGGGGCCAATGACGATTATGCTAATCCGGAAATGCTTTTCGCAGCAGGGTATGCGGCATGCTTTGATAGTGCTTTGAATTTGGTGATCAGATCAGAAAAGGTTAAAACAGGAGAGACATCTGTAACTGCTCATGTCAGTATAGGACAACTGGAAAATGGTGGTTTCGGTCTCGCTGCTCAACTACATGCAAATATTCCTGGTGTGAGCGTTGAAGTTGCACAGGAATTGATTGAAAAGGCACATCAAGTTTGTCCTTATTCAAATGCCACAAGAGGTAATATAGAAGTTAAATTGACAGTATCAACTAACGAATAA
- a CDS encoding DUF1304 domain-containing protein, with translation MNNLANVLTALVLLEHVYIVWMEMFAWETAGKRSFGKALPAELFKPTKGLAANQGLYNGFLVAGLAWSFFITDPVWSENVRLFFLGCVLVAGIFGAITSSKKIFIVQGLPALLAILAVILSK, from the coding sequence ATGAATAATTTGGCCAATGTGCTGACGGCACTTGTACTTTTAGAACATGTGTACATTGTATGGATGGAAATGTTTGCTTGGGAAACGGCTGGAAAACGCAGTTTCGGAAAAGCTCTTCCTGCTGAGCTCTTCAAACCTACTAAGGGGCTTGCTGCAAATCAAGGCTTGTATAATGGTTTTTTGGTTGCAGGCTTGGCCTGGTCGTTTTTTATCACTGATCCGGTATGGAGTGAAAATGTACGACTGTTTTTTCTAGGATGTGTTCTTGTGGCTGGAATTTTTGGCGCAATTACATCTAGCAAAAAGATATTCATTGTACAGGGGCTGCCAGCATTGTTGGCGATATTAGCTGTTATTCTCTCCAAATAA